In one Bos mutus isolate GX-2022 chromosome 19, NWIPB_WYAK_1.1, whole genome shotgun sequence genomic region, the following are encoded:
- the KRT19 gene encoding keratin, type I cytoskeletal 19, which yields MTSYSYRQSSSTSSFGGMGGGSMRFGAGGAFRAPSIHGGSGGRGVSVSSARFVSSSSGGYGGGYGGALATSDGLLAGNEKLTMQNLNDRLASYLEKVRALEEANGDLEVKIRDWYQKQGPGPARDYSHYFKTIEDLRDQILGATIENSKIVLQIDNARLAADDFRTKFETEQALRMSVEADINGLRRVLDELTLARTDLEMQIEGLKEELAYLKKNHEEEMSVLKGQVGGQVSVEVDSAPGIDLAKILSDMRSQYEVIAEKNRKDAEAWFISQTEELNREVAGHTEQLQISKTEVTDLRRTLQGLEIELQSQLSMKAALEGTLAETEARFGAQLAQIQALISGIEAQLSDVRADTERQNQEYQHLMDIKTRLEQEIATYRNLLEGQDAYFNDLSLAKAL from the exons ATGACTTCCTACAGCTATCGCCAGTCGTCGTCCACCTCGTCCTTCGGGGGTATGGGCGGCGGCTCCATGCGCTTCGGGGCTGGAGGCGCCTTCCGCGCGCCCAGCATCCATGGGGGCTCAGGTGGCCGCGGCGTGTCGGTGTCCTCCGCCCGCTTCGTGTCCTCGTCCTCCGGGGGCTACGGCGGCGGCTACGGGGGCGCCCTGGCCACCTCCGACGGGCTGCTGGCGGGCAACGAGAAGCTCACCATGCAGAACCTCAACGACCGCCTGGCCTCCTACCTGGAGAAGGTGCGCGCCCTGGAGGAGGCCAACGGCGACTTGGAGGTGAAGATCCGCGACTGGTACCAGAAGCAGGGGCCCGGGCCCGCCCGCGACTACAGCCACTACTTCAAGACCATAGAGGACCTGCGGGACCAG ATTCTCGGTGCCACCATTGAGAACTCCAAGATAGTCCTGCAGATCGACAATGCCCGTCTGGCTGCAGATGACTTCCGCACCAA GTTTGAGACGGAGCAAGCTTTGCGCATGAGTGTGGAGGCTGACATCAATGGCCTGCGCCGGGTGCTGGACGAGCTGACCCTGGCCAGGACTGACCTGGAGATGCAGATTGAAGGCCTGAAGGAGGAGCTGGCCTACCTGAAGAAGAACCATGAGGAG GAAATGAGTGTGCTGAAGGGCCAGGTGGGTGGCCAGGTCAGTGTGGAGGTGGATTCTGCTCCGGGCATCGACCTAGCCAAGATCCTGAGTGACATGAGAAGCCAATATGAGGTCATTGCTGAGAAGAACCGGAAGGATGCTGAGGCCTGGTTCATCAGCCAG ACCGAGGAGCTGAACAGGGAGGTCGCTGGCCACACGGAGCAGCTGCAGATCAGCAAGACGGAGGTCACCGACCTGCGGCGCACCCTCCAGGGTCTGGAGATCGAGCTGCAGTCTCAGCTCAGCATG AAAGCCGCCCTGGAAGGCACACTGGCGGAAACGGAGGCTCGCTTCGGAGCCCAGCTGGCGCAGATCCAGGCGCTGATCAGTGGTATCGAAGCCCAGCTGAGTGACGTGCGAGCTGACACCGAGCGGCAGAACCAGGAGTACCAACACCTCATGGACATCAAGACCCGGCTGGAGCAGGAGATTGCCACCTACCGAAACCTGCTGGAGGGCCAGGACGCCTACTTCAACGACCTGTCACTCGCGAAGGCCCTCTGA